DNA sequence from the Synergistaceae bacterium genome:
CCGCCGTCTTGCTTTCGGGTCAAGCCCCGCTGTAGGCTCGTCAAGCGCAAGGATTTCAGGATTTGAGGCCAGCACTCCCGCGAAAGTTACGAGTCTTTTCTCACCGCCTGAAAGTTTATGAGGCTGACGCATAGCAAGGTGTGAGATTCCCAAGTAGGCGAGAATTTCCCCGGCTTTCTCGTGCGCTGAGTGTGCGCTCATTCCTGACGCTGTGAGGCTGAACGCGACATCCTCAATCACCGATGGCATCAATATTTCGTCATCGGCATTCTGAAACGTAAGTCCCACATTTTTGCGAAGAACGTCAGAGCCTTCACGTCCCCCGAATGTTATCCGCCCTGACTGTATTTCGACAGCCCCGGCAATGTGTAGCAGCAGCGTTGATTTCCCGGAGCCGTTAGCACCCGCAAGAGCAATTTTCTCACCGTCATTCACACGCAGATTTATTCCCCTCAATGCCTCATGGCCGCCCGGGTACGTGTAGCGCAGATTCGCAACCTCAAGCATAATTCATCACCGCAATAATTATCCCGTAGACCGCAAAGCCCGTAACGTAAATCACATCGCTGAAATTGATTCCGAGAGTCTCTGTCTGCATGAACCCGCCGAATCCCCCCCGGCACTTAACTGCCTTCATCATGTTGTCGGAACGCTCCAAGCTCTGAAGCAGCACATTACCCAGCATGAACGCAAAAATTTTCAGCCTCATCACCCCGCGCATGTTCGATGCTCTCAGCCTCACGGAAATTATTGCCGACTCGTAACGCTCCCGCAGAATATTTATCCCCCTCAGAGTCAGAATTATCATCACGCGCAGTTTCTCCGGGATTCTCATGAAGCATAGTGCCTCATATATTCCCATTGTCCCAAGAGGATATAACATCGCGGAGAAAGCAATATATATCATGTTGACCCTGAGAGCGATTATCATTCCCATTCTGAGACCGCCATAAAAATCCGGCCATGTCAGAGCAAGAGTCAGAATCATTGCGGCGTTGGCGATGTTGATTTTTGCGAGGGCTGAAAGTTTCACGCGGCGGATAGATATTGCGGGCAGTATTGACGCTGTGAGGAGGGAATATATATTACTGCTGGCGGTTACGGCGAGGGCGTATATTATTGACGACACGAGAATCACGGCGGGATTTCGTTTTGTTGACGCTGAAAGATTTTCGCGGGGAATTTCGAGGGCGTAAATATCGCGTGTCATGACAAAAATTCGGGGGCTGACCTCTTCAGCCATATCACAAGGAACGATGTTACAGCCCCTTCAATCAGCGCGACAGGAATATTAGCCATCAGCAATAATTTCACCGCCCCGGAAAAATCCGAGTCCGTAATCATCAGGAACATTCCCGCAATCACAGCCGCAATAACTACAGCAAGTACCCCGGCCATGAACGACAGCGCAATAACCTTCACACGCCCGGAGCTTTCACGGACTGCCTTCCCGAAAATGATATATGTTACGAGGGACGCGGCACCCATCACGAACGTATTAGCACCGAGAACGAGAATCCCCCCGAACCCGAACAATAACGCCTGAAGCAGTAACGCGACAATCACCGCAGGAAATACAGCATGGCCGAGAATGAGTCCCATTGGCGCGAGGAGTGTCAGGTGAGTCGATGACGGGCCTATTCGGACGTTCACGAGGGACGCAAGAAAGAACGCTGACGATATTAACGCGGTCTGAATGATTTTGTCGGGGTCAGTTTTCTTGAGGCCGAACGAGACTCCCGCAATTGTCCCCGCCCAGCCGAGAGCCAAAACTCCGCCCGATAATATTCCCTCACTGATGTGCATTTTTCCTCCTGCTGATTATCATTGCAATGTTGAAGATGAGACTGACTCCCAGCAATGACCGTATGAATATCTCCGTGCTGTTTATGATTGCTGACGGCTGATTTTCTGCTGACGGTTCGTCATGGCCTGCGAGATTTTCGGGGGATATGTCAATTTCGGCGGTGCATTGGTGGCCTTCCTCATCGCGGACGATTACGCGCCATTTTCCCGGCGAGTCAGGGACAAAGGCAAACCGCCCCTTCTCATCTGTTCTGCCGGACTGGTACGCAAATTTCTCATCACTCGGAGAATACACGCGGGCTTCACGGTAGCTCATTGCTTCCCCCGTCGAGTAAATGAACTCTAAAGCAACGGCTTCAATCTGCGAATAACGCCAGCCAGTCCCATGCGCGGAAATTTCACCCGTAAGCAAAAGAATCAGGCCGGGAATAATCCCAAGCCTGACGAAAAATTTTCCCCTCATTTCACTTCAAACAGCAGGAACGCACGCAAATTGAGATTGTCATAATCTCCCGCTACACCCGGGAGTCCTGTCTGCGATGCCCTGACTCCCCACCAGCCCGGAGCGGTGATTTTCACGTGCGCTTCTCCGTTCTCCGCCTCCGTGTAATATGCGTATGTGTTCTCGTACTCCGGCGCGAATCCGTCATATGTCGCCCATATCGGCCCGGTGTAAGGCTGTCCGTTCAGCAGGATTTTCACCGTCATGAAGTCCCCCGGCTTTACGTCAGCGGGATTCGTTGCGGGGATAATTTCGAGCGGATGACCCAGAACGGACGCAAAATTTTTGTCATCATGCGACGTGTTGAAGATTGCTTTTGCGTACTTATCGTATTTGTTCGCGGATATTACTTTGAGTCCCTGAGCCTCCAAATCTTTCCGCGCTCCTGATTTCCCGCCCTCGTTCGTTACGCACCATGACTCGCCGTCTTTTGTCGCGACAAGAATCACGGACTGCGATAAATTTTTGGGTGTTACGGTGAAATCTATGCACAAATTTTTCTCGTTGGCTTTGAGTTCGGACG
Encoded proteins:
- a CDS encoding ABC transporter ATP-binding protein, producing the protein MLEVANLRYTYPGGHEALRGINLRVNDGEKIALAGANGSGKSTLLLHIAGAVEIQSGRITFGGREGSDVLRKNVGLTFQNADDEILMPSVIEDVAFSLTASGMSAHSAHEKAGEILAYLGISHLAMRQPHKLSGGEKRLVTFAGVLASNPEILALDEPTAGLDPKARRRVINFLRETGKTVILATHDLDMALDVCERAVILHEGIISAEGVLPELFTDKNILEENNLELPLRYS
- the cbiM gene encoding cobalt transporter CbiM — translated: MHISEGILSGGVLALGWAGTIAGVSFGLKKTDPDKIIQTALISSAFFLASLVNVRIGPSSTHLTLLAPMGLILGHAVFPAVIVALLLQALLFGFGGILVLGANTFVMGAASLVTYIIFGKAVRESSGRVKVIALSFMAGVLAVVIAAVIAGMFLMITDSDFSGAVKLLLMANIPVALIEGAVTSFLVIWLKRSAPEFLS
- a CDS encoding DUF4198 domain-containing protein, with protein sequence MPKRLFILALAVVLTAVPAFSHELTIKAHNTVMKEGEPFPATVQSAHKFIVPEEVEILERVKAGIIEGGKFVPSELKANEKNLCIDFTVTPKNLSQSVILVATKDGESWCVTNEGGKSGARKDLEAQGLKVISANKYDKYAKAIFNTSHDDKNFASVLGHPLEIIPATNPADVKPGDFMTVKILLNGQPYTGPIWATYDGFAPEYENTYAYYTEAENGEAHVKITAPGWWGVRASQTGLPGVAGDYDNLNLRAFLLFEVK